A genomic region of Equus caballus isolate H_3958 breed thoroughbred chromosome 1, TB-T2T, whole genome shotgun sequence contains the following coding sequences:
- the LOC100059068 gene encoding interferon-induced protein with tetratricopeptide repeats 5-like isoform X4, translating to MDQLKEAQMYIDKVGNVCKKLSSPSHYKLECPEIDCEKGWALLKFGGKYYHKAKVAFEKALEAEPDNPEFNIGYAITVYRLDDFDREESIKSFSLGPLRKAVTLNPDNTYVKVFLALKLQDVHAEAEGEKYIEEILDQISSQPYVLRYVAKFYRRKNSLDRALELLRKALEVTPTSSFVHHQMGLCYRAQMIQIKKAACNRPKGNDKLKVDELIASAISHFETAVQRDSMYAFAYIDLANMYAEGGQYNKAEEVFQKALRLENITDDHKHQIHYHYGRFQEFHRKSENTAIHHYLEALKVKDRSSVRTKLTSALKKLATKRLGHNASDVQSLSALGFVYKLEGEKRQAAEYYERAQKIDPENEEFLTALCELRPSI from the coding sequence ATGGACCAGCTTAAAGAAGCTCAAATGTATATAGACAAGGTAGGGAATGTCTGCAAGAAATTGTCCAGTCCTTCCCACTACAAGTTGGAGTGTCCTGAGATTGACTGTGAGAAAGGGTGGGCACTCTTGAAATTTGGAGGAAAGTATTACCATAAGGCTAAAGTGGCTTTTGAGAAGGCTCTGGAAGCGGAACCTGACAATCCAGAATTTAACATCGGCTATGCCATCACAGTGTATCGGCTGGATGATTTTGATAGAGAAGAGTCTATAAAGAGCTTTTCTCTGGGGCCTCTGAGGAAGGCTGTTACCCTGAACCCAGATAACACCTACGTTAAGGTTTTTCTGGCACTGAAGCTTCAAGATGTTCATGCAGAAGCTGAAGGGGAAAAGTATATTGAAGAAATCCTGGACCAAATATCATCCCAACCATATGTCCTTCGTTATGTAGCCAAATTCTACAGGAGGAAAAATTCCTTGGACAGAGCTCTTGAACTTTTGAGAAAGGCCTTGGAGGTGACACCAACCTCTTCTTTCGTGCATCACCAAATGGGACTTTGCTATAGGGCACAAATGATCCAGATCAAGAAGGCCGCTTGCAATAGACCTAAAGGAAACGATAAACTGAAAGTTGATGAGCTGATTGCATCTGCTATATCTCATTTTGAAACAGCTGTGCAACGAGACTCTATGTATGCGTTTGCCTACATAGACCTGGCCAACATGTATGCTGAGGGAGGCCAGTATAACAAGGCTGAAGAGGTTTTCCAGAAAGCCCTTCGTCTGGAGAACATAACTGATGATCACAAACATCAGATCCACTACCACTATGGCCGCTTTCAGGAATTTCACCGTAAATCAGAAAATACTGCTATCCACCATTATTTAGAAGCCTTAAAGGTCAAAGACAGGTCATCCGTGCGCACCAAACTGACAAGTGCTCTGAAGAAATTGGCTACCAAGAGACTTGGTCACAATGCTTCAGATGTGCAGAGTTTAAGTGCCCTAGGGTTTGTTTACAAgctggagggagaaaagaggcaaGCTGCTGAGTACTATGAGAGGGCCCAAAAGATAGATCCAGAAAATGAAGAATTCCTTACTGCTCTCTGTGAGCTTCGACCTTCCATTTAA
- the LOC100059068 gene encoding interferon-induced protein with tetratricopeptide repeats 5-like isoform X1, with protein MSEIPEDSLKAILLELECHFTWSLLKEDILFDVEDTIGQQLKFLTTESRLTLYNLLAYVKHLKGQNKDALECLEQAKEIIQREHSDKEEVRSLVTWGNYAWVYYHMDQLKEAQMYIDKVGNVCKKLSSPSHYKLECPEIDCEKGWALLKFGGKYYHKAKVAFEKALEAEPDNPEFNIGYAITVYRLDDFDREESIKSFSLGPLRKAVTLNPDNTYVKVFLALKLQDVHAEAEGEKYIEEILDQISSQPYVLRYVAKFYRRKNSLDRALELLRKALEVTPTSSFVHHQMGLCYRAQMIQIKKAACNRPKGNDKLKVDELIASAISHFETAVQRDSMYAFAYIDLANMYAEGGQYNKAEEVFQKALRLENITDDHKHQIHYHYGRFQEFHRKSENTAIHHYLEALKVKDRSSVRTKLTSALKKLATKRLGHNASDVQSLSALGFVYKLEGEKRQAAEYYERAQKIDPENEEFLTALCELRPSI; from the exons ATGAG TGAAATTCCTGAAGACTCCTTGAAGGCCATTCTGTTGGAGTTAGAATGTCACTTTACATGGAGTTTACTTAAGGAAGACATTCTGTTTGATGTGGAAGACACAATTGGGCAACAGCTTAAATTTCTTACCACAGAATCCAGGCTTACTCTCTATAACCTATTGGCCTATGTGAAACACCTGAAAGGCCAAAATAAAGATGCCCTAGAGTGCTTGgaacaagcaaaagaaataatccagCGTGAACACTCAGACAAAGAAGAAGTACGAAGTCTGGTTACTTGGGGAAACTATGCCTGGGTGTATTATCACATGGACCAGCTTAAAGAAGCTCAAATGTATATAGACAAGGTAGGGAATGTCTGCAAGAAATTGTCCAGTCCTTCCCACTACAAGTTGGAGTGTCCTGAGATTGACTGTGAGAAAGGGTGGGCACTCTTGAAATTTGGAGGAAAGTATTACCATAAGGCTAAAGTGGCTTTTGAGAAGGCTCTGGAAGCGGAACCTGACAATCCAGAATTTAACATCGGCTATGCCATCACAGTGTATCGGCTGGATGATTTTGATAGAGAAGAGTCTATAAAGAGCTTTTCTCTGGGGCCTCTGAGGAAGGCTGTTACCCTGAACCCAGATAACACCTACGTTAAGGTTTTTCTGGCACTGAAGCTTCAAGATGTTCATGCAGAAGCTGAAGGGGAAAAGTATATTGAAGAAATCCTGGACCAAATATCATCCCAACCATATGTCCTTCGTTATGTAGCCAAATTCTACAGGAGGAAAAATTCCTTGGACAGAGCTCTTGAACTTTTGAGAAAGGCCTTGGAGGTGACACCAACCTCTTCTTTCGTGCATCACCAAATGGGACTTTGCTATAGGGCACAAATGATCCAGATCAAGAAGGCCGCTTGCAATAGACCTAAAGGAAACGATAAACTGAAAGTTGATGAGCTGATTGCATCTGCTATATCTCATTTTGAAACAGCTGTGCAACGAGACTCTATGTATGCGTTTGCCTACATAGACCTGGCCAACATGTATGCTGAGGGAGGCCAGTATAACAAGGCTGAAGAGGTTTTCCAGAAAGCCCTTCGTCTGGAGAACATAACTGATGATCACAAACATCAGATCCACTACCACTATGGCCGCTTTCAGGAATTTCACCGTAAATCAGAAAATACTGCTATCCACCATTATTTAGAAGCCTTAAAGGTCAAAGACAGGTCATCCGTGCGCACCAAACTGACAAGTGCTCTGAAGAAATTGGCTACCAAGAGACTTGGTCACAATGCTTCAGATGTGCAGAGTTTAAGTGCCCTAGGGTTTGTTTACAAgctggagggagaaaagaggcaaGCTGCTGAGTACTATGAGAGGGCCCAAAAGATAGATCCAGAAAATGAAGAATTCCTTACTGCTCTCTGTGAGCTTCGACCTTCCATTTAA